The genomic stretch TCCAACTTGTTTCGTACTTCTATTACACAACCGGCCTTCTTCCCATTCGATTTTGGGGTAGAGTCTCTTGAGTTGTTTCACGCTACCCGTGATTGAACTGCCACCCGAAGTGGCAAAAGGAATAACGGTTTTACCCGCGAAATCATATTTCTCAAGAAAAGTATTGACCGGACGCGGACACAAGTCCCACCATATCGGATAACCGAGGAACACCACGTCGTAATCTTTCAGTTCAATCGTTTCTCCGCCCAACGCAGGACGTGATTTGTCGTCTGCCATCTCCACCGAACTGCGGCTCGCCTTGTCGTTCCAGTCGAGATCTGCCGAAGTGTAGGCCGTAGCCGGAGTAATCCGGTGAAGTTTACCGCCAGTCTCTTTTGCGATAGCGGTTGCCACTTTCTCTGTGGTCCCCGTACAGGAGAAATAGGCTACAAGGATTTTCTTGTCGGACGGCCTGTCGGTATCTGCTGTTTGTTTTTGTGCTTTCGACGGGTTACTGAAAGTAAGTAGGCTCATAAGTATCAATACTATCTGTTTCATGTCATTTTAATTTAGAATATTCTTCATCACCGACAGGTTCCAGCCATTCGGTACTGTTGTTCTCACCGGGCACTTCGATGGCTAAATGCGAGAACCAGCTGTCGGGAGCAGCCCCGTGCCAATGTTTCACGCCTGCCGGAATATTGATTGCATCCCCGGAATGTAGTTCCACCGGCTCTTTGCCCCACTCCTGATAGTAGCCGCGACCGCCCACGCATACGAGTGTCTGACCGCCGCCTTTCGTTGCCTTGTGCACATGCCAGTTGTTGCGGCAGCCCGGCTCGAAGGTCACATTTACCAC from Phocaeicola dorei encodes the following:
- a CDS encoding flavodoxin; its protein translation is MKQIVLILMSLLTFSNPSKAQKQTADTDRPSDKKILVAYFSCTGTTEKVATAIAKETGGKLHRITPATAYTSADLDWNDKASRSSVEMADDKSRPALGGETIELKDYDVVFLGYPIWWDLCPRPVNTFLEKYDFAGKTVIPFATSGGSSITGSVKQLKRLYPKIEWEEGRLCNRSTKQVGDWVKQAIE